A segment of the Fusobacterium ulcerans genome:
GACACCGAAAATATTACAGATAAAATAAAAGCTAATTATAAAAAGGGAATTCCTGTTATAGTTGTTTTAGGAAAAAATAATATTAAAGAAATGAGAACTTTATTCTTATCAAATTATGTTGCAGATTGTATTTTAAAACATGAGATCTATGAAATTGAAAAATCTATTGAAAAATTAATTTATTCCAAACAAAAATATACTCAATTCTATCTAAATGATAATCAGAAAAAAGGAATCATTGACTTTTCAGAAGTAACATATATAAGTTATTGCAGAACAACACGAAGAATTCAATTTCACTTAACTAATAAAGAAGTCTTTACCTTGAAAGAAAATTTTTCTATCATTGAAGAAAAACTAGAAACAATAAATAGTTTTTAT
Coding sequences within it:
- a CDS encoding LytTR family transcriptional regulator DNA-binding domain-containing protein; the encoded protein is MIKIGVDIDEKLIILLKEMLDYEFINTKRESSSFEIFIIDIDTENITDKIKANYKKGIPVIVVLGKNNIKEMRTLFLSNYVADCILKHEIYEIEKSIEKLIYSKQKYTQFYLNDNQKKGIIDFSEVTYISYCRTTRRIQFHLTNKEVFTLKENFSIIEEKLETINSFYKIERGTIINTSLIRYIDYKEETIIFRDFSILYVSKIKLKKIEEDLNLTKNRLYL